A part of Acropora palmata chromosome 8, jaAcrPala1.3, whole genome shotgun sequence genomic DNA contains:
- the LOC141890828 gene encoding uncharacterized protein LOC141890828 — MFYSSLQAAISHSIYSNVNLKVKQVICLEAIYHGRDVVAVLPTGYGKSVIFHLLPSLFLDKINYERGAAAHPVVIVVSPLNALMKDQIRRLQEGNVNAAILNVKKKTNSEDLEFDLSDANLSQLRDAKYEVIFTHPEAFITCKQGMELFQTAKYQRNVHAIVIDEAHCILEWGEDFRKDYSPLSMLCATFPQVPVVALTATASKADIKEIKDSLNMKNPLEVIGNPNRRNIFYEKVFHKGDDIDFFQEQLRPMASELK, encoded by the exons ATGTTTTACAGTAGCCTTCAGGCTGCAATTTCGCATAGTATTTATTCTAACGTTAATCTAAAAGTTAAACAAGTTATCTGCCTCGAGGCAATTTACCACGGACGTGATGTTGTCGCCGTGTTACCCACTGGATATGGAAAGTCGGTTATATTTCATCTTCTTCCTTCGTTATTCCTCGACAAAATCAACTATGAACGTGGAGCAGCAGCTCATCCCGTAGTAATTGTTGTTTCCCCTCTAAATGCGCTGATGAAAGATCAGATCAGAAGGCTCCAGGAAGGAAATGTTAACGCAGCGATATTGAAcgtgaagaagaaaacaaactcgGAGGATTTGGAATTCGATCTCAGCGACGCCAACCTCTCGCAGCTAAGAGATGCAAAATACGAGGTGATCTTTACACATCCTGAAGCCTTCATAACTTGCAAGCAAGGGATGGAGTTATTCCAAACTGCGAAATATCAAAGGAATGTTCATGCCATTGTAATTGATGAAGCCCATTGTATTTTGGAATG GGGAGAAGATTTCAGGAAAGATTACTCCCCATTGTCAATGTTGTGTGCCACTTTTCCACAAGTGCCAGTTGTTGCATTAACTGCAACAGCAAGTAAAGCGGATATCAAGGAAATTAAGGATTCTTTGAATATGAAAAATCCATTGGAAGTGATAGGGAATCCTAACAGAAGAAACATATTTTATGAGAAGGTATTCCATAAAGGTGATGACATAGACTTCTTCCAAGAACAACTGAGGCCTATGGCAAGtgaattgaaataa